The stretch of DNA TGTTAGCTTTTGTATACTCATCTCATTAATTTTAGTCTTATTTATTACTACGTCACTCTCATTGCATTAAAATGATTTCTTAACTAAATAAGAAGAAGtcaaaaaacaaaggaGCTTAACTATGTATACTCATCTCAAACTGTTAATATTATTCTTTTATGCAACTACGATGATTCTATTTTCACCAACTAACTCTAAATTATTGAACGCGTTTTTGTAGTTAAGGGTATTACTTTATGGATAGAAAATTGTTAAGAAAGCAATTAAGAGTCCAGTGACGTTAGCTCTTTTACATTAgttcaataattaattatattttgtaCTGCaaaaatcttcaatttttttttggcaaaTATTATTGCAATTTTACACCAAAAATACAATGAATTCTTAAATAAACATCTACTAACTGAAAGTACACACAGTAAGAATACATCAATCACTCTGGTATTTGtcaatattttatattaatCTTTCgaaatattatcaataactAAACCAAATGTCACGTGACTAATACAAAAGGTACTTGGTGAAAgttatttttgttatttttacACGACAACTCTATTAATGTATAATGATCTAGTACTTCATTCTCTAAACTAGTATAGATGTAGTATTATTGACCATCCCTCTTCTAAATAGGGTCTAGAAAATTTCATTGTCTTCTACGATAAGGAAGTTGAGTATCAATTGTATGTACAACTACATTACAAAGAAAAACGTTCTTTCTGTCAATTACGAACAAGTACTGAAACACAAATTCTTATTCTTAGGAATAAATGGTACGTTTTTAATATCTATTTGATCAAGATATTGAGCTTCTATCGATGGATGTAGAAACCCTAGTTCCATGAAGGAGATCTAGCAgaacaattaaatatagTCAATTatacaaaagaaaactgTACAAGAAAAAGTGTACCGTCATAACTTATAGAGGACTCATTAATCTCTAGTGGTTACTAAAAGATTTGCTATTTTGATTTACGAACCAACACaaactatatatatatgtatgtgTATGTTGTTAATATTTGTATTCCGGGAGGTGgctttgaaaaaaaaaaattgttcttAGTTTAGCTTAGTAGTGCTCATGCAtgccaagaaaaaaactaaCTTTTTCGGCATTTCACTAAACTAAACAATCAACGGTTTTTTTAGAATACAGACGtgccaagaaaaaaaagtagaGATTTTCTTTAATCCATTATAGCCATTATTCGTAGTTTGTTTGTTAGGGGTTATTAGGGTTGTTGCAAATCATGGTTACTAACGGGGCTTTTTATTTAGGGGTGGGGTGGGGGAGGGTTCAttgtatttgatttatagTTTCCCCTGATTATAGATCTCTGATTGTGGAAAGTTAATAGAATGTAAAAGTGATATTGTTGAGAGATATCTATTTTACATTAGAGTTATACTaaccaatttatttttggtttatatatatatttatatacatACATCTAGGTTTCtaattattaaaaacaCACATTCACTATTTATTAgattgtaataattttttaataaaattagaattatcataatattcatcattaaatttgatttctccAACATTTACCCCTATTTGCTCGGACACTTGTGATTGTTGTGGcacttgttgttgttgttgtgcttgttgttgtctttgttgttcttcttcttctaatcTTTTAGCTTCTTCCATTAATGGTCTAATACACAACCATCCAGTTTCAGTTCGAAAATGTCGACTTAAAGCATCACTACGAGCAAAAGTTTTCCCACATCCCCAAGATGTAACTCCATCATTCAAATAACCTTGacatttaaaatttttaacACCTTGATGTAATAATTCAtgtctttttttatcatGCAGTCGAGCAAATCGTTTAAAACATATATTACAATGATATGGTTTTTCATTGGAATGAGTTTTCATATgagatttcaaattatatgGTTTTTGGAAAACTTTATTACATTGAGGACATGGGAATGAATCAGCAGCTGCAACACCAATGGAGGATGACGTGGCtgaagaagttgatgatgatcGTGTTGTTGTTGCGGTGGAAGTTGTGCCGTTATTTGTTGAGTCatgatttatcatcattgataatgatgatgttgatgatggaGATAAGGATTTTTTCGCAGTTCTGCGTTTACGTTTTAATGAAGGAGATACAGTATATGATACTAATGAAGAATAATCAATGTTTGTTACTGATAAATGTGGCAATTTTTCTGTTTGTGCTGGTTTTTGCACTTGTTGTGGTGCCAGTTGTTGAGGGTTGTGGTAATAGGGTTGcatataatattgattgtacagatattgatattgttgagATGGTTGAAGatattgttgctgttgttgttgtatcTGATTCATTGTCATTGAAGGATATGATGATACAAGAACATTGTTAGTATTATTGTAAGTATTGTCTTTATCGGGAATTAATACTGGACTAATTGGATTTGGTGTATTGCTATTGGATAATTGTGGTGAAGTATTAGAACCAACATTAGTATTGATATTAGTGGTAGTATTGttataatgataatttggCATCAATGAATTTGAGTAAGATCGattgtattgttgttgttgtggtgacgataattgttgatttggtAAGGTGAATTGATAGTTGTTATTTACAGTTGACGATTGTGAGTAATCaagttgataattttgtGGAGTTACTGCACCAGAAACAGTTGTATAAGGATTATAAGTGTGGCTAGTATTATTTATAGAATCTTGAGGGGTGAAGTAAATAGAAGGAAGTGAGTATTTGTTTCCGTCAACACTATTAGATGTGTTATTTCCagtataataatattgtaATGAATTACCAGAATTGGTGCCAATACCACCATTAGCTGTTGCTGAGGAGGCACTGGTGGAATTGGAAGCAGatgtgttgttgttgttgttggtggcTGTGGTATTGACAGATCCGGAAGTGGAAGTGGAAGCGGTGGCAGTGGAAGTGGTACcagtagtagcagtagtaCTAATACCTGCAACAATAGGCAAATTAGACATGGTTGATAACATTTGTAACAgacaataaaaaagaataactattttaaaaaacaatcaagTTGGAAAAGTTGATAATTGTTATGACAAGGCGGGAACAGTTGATGATAATTCGgggaatgaaaaaaaacgGAATTAAAGATGccaagcaaaaaaaataataaaattttggaaaaacagcaaccaagaaaaaattYAACAAAACACTAAGTAAAATCTTAAAAGGACAAAAAAGCTAAgatttctttattaaaaaaCACGGAATAACTTTGAAAATAGAAACACCGAGATAGATGGATGGGAAATGATAATTATAGaacttgtttttctttgcttTTCACTGAGAAAGGATTAATTGAACTAATAAGTTATAATTGTAGTAATGTTTGAGAAAGTAGATTGATGTGATATGAAGTGATgtagaaataaaaaaaaaataataataggaaggttttaaaaataaaaaaaaggattTCGAATGGGAATATACttgaatatttatataatctTTTAGACTATGATATCTAAAGAGAGAGAGGTTATAGTTGACAATATAAACAAAGATGAACGGGGGTGTATAGAAATGTGCGTTTGTGTGTGTGCATCTTCCTCTCCTCAATTAAAAGGAAAGATAAAAATCATTCTATGTGAACTaaaaacccaaaaaaattaatctCCCATAcatacaaaaacaaaacaaaacttaACTTGACTTACTAGTGTATATTAATCCTAAACATATtacgttttttttttctatcCGAAAcgaaattataataatattttttatttttttttagttccCACATTCTTTTGTTATTTAACATTTCATGCATGCATGCATTTACACAAAACTATTTAGCTAAACtgtaaaaaaaactacTCTAAAAAGGAAATACTACTAAAGCATAAAAGTCTCAGATATGGAAATCTGTCACTTTCGGGAAATATAACCTTAAATTCATAAAATCAATCCTCACCACATATATACACaaatcaccaccactactacaCTGTTGCTTTTGCATATGTATGTGTATTGGTAGCTCTTATACTTGCAGGATATTTGCCATCGCCACCTTCACCACtaaccaccaccactcACTGTCAAGGATTCattcttctatttttagttttgaaCAACCGGTCCGATAAGATATTTTTGATCTTTATCTACAGTCctatctatctatctatcCATATGGCCATCCAATACACAATCTACAACAGAGTAATTCTCTGCCTTTTGATTGTACAGTCATATTAACGAATGAAGACACATGCAATTTACccgcaaaaaaaaaaagaaagagaaagaaaaagaaattccCGAGTAAGTTTTGCTTTTGCTTTTTGAAGTCTGTTTTTAAATTTCTAGTACTCCTGCAACGGAGCATTTCCGATGAATTTGACAATCAAACAAGCAATAAAGAAACGCATAgtttaataaaaagaaaagaatcTATTGTTCTCTGCTTGTCATATTTATCATTCATATGTACATATTAGTACCAGTATCAGTATACCTTTGGTATATgctttttgattttggtcATCTAtaagaaataaaacaaagaaatattattattgttggtgtGGTTCTATAtgtacttttttttttgtatatgGCCGCATACCGGTTTTATTTTGCCTGATTTTCGCCGGTATGTTTAAtatgattttctttttttttatttctccGTTACAAATCCGAAAAAGCATCAAATctaaatatattttgataGATATTAAAGGCAAAGTCAATCAAAAACTGGGCTTTTTATACATATAGTATCTATATATGCATCGAATAAAAAAGGGAGAAGGcaaaaatcattatcaatatcaatatattgTATTCGTTAGTCCTCATTATGGTTCTAGATGTAGAAATAAGATGGAATTCAAGAAACATTTGATAAACCAATGACTACCTACCTAACTAACTGACTAAACTGATCAAGGAGGT from Candida albicans SC5314 chromosome R, complete sequence encodes:
- the CRZ2 gene encoding Crz2p (C2H2 transcription factor; crz1 not crz2 null mutation suppresses fluconazole resistance of homozygous cka2 null; Rim101-repressed at pH 8; required for yeast cell adherence to silicone substrate; Spider biofilm induced) gives rise to the protein MLSTMSNLPIVAGISTTATTGTTSTATASTSTSGSVNTTATNNNNNTSASNSTSASSATANGGIGTNSGNSLQYYYTGNNTSNSVDGNKYSLPSIYFTPQDSINNTSHTYNPYTTVSGAVTPQNYQLDYSQSSTVNNNYQFTLPNQQLSSPQQQQYNRSYSNSLMPNYHYNNTTTNINTNVGSNTSPQLSNSNTPNPISPVLIPDKDNTYNNTNNVLVSSYPSMTMNQIQQQQQQYLQPSQQYQYSYNQYYMQPYYHNPQQSAPQQVQKPAQTEKLPHLSVTNIDYSSLVSYTVSPSLKRKRRTAKKSLSPSSTSSLSMMINHDSTNNGTTSTATTTRSSSTSSATSSSIGVAAADSFPCPQCNKVFQKPYNLKSHMKTHSNEKPYHCNICFKRFARSHDKKRHELLHQGVKNFKCQGYLNDGVTSWGCGKTFARSDALSRHFRTETGWLCIRPLMEEAKRLEEEEQQRQQQAQQQQQVPQQSQVSEQIGVNVGEIKFNDEYYDNSNFIKKLLQSNK